A single region of the Massilia sp. erpn genome encodes:
- a CDS encoding porin — MKKQLLVASVLAAVGLMQAQAATLGDDKLSISGFGTLGVAKSNTDDAQFARYNQAVGVADSPRIGLDSNLGLQASYQFSDQLSGTVQVLTRKNTSPQFTTDLTWAFLKYKINDETSVRLGRVVLPAFLISDYQNVGYANTMMRPPIEMYGQAPIENVDGVDVNWQHGFGDTNVTVQAFVGKSRGKLFIPTGGGIVAKHQSPAAGFSISAERGPFTVRFGHVQGKIQSDGIVPINTLTDTLSGFGFTQLADDLTLKERKRIAFTSLGLTMDWNNIVLQSEYAQRRAKQAVYIPDTNAWYVMGGYRIGKVLPYFAHAQYKDAGSSVNVPAALAAVPPLNATVRGLLLSPEQSSNLVGVRWDFAKSMALKVQVDRVKPKTKGGSLIFTPTSFKDSVTVVGAAVDFVF, encoded by the coding sequence ATGAAAAAACAACTTTTAGTAGCATCCGTTCTGGCCGCCGTTGGCCTGATGCAAGCACAAGCCGCCACACTCGGCGACGATAAACTGAGCATCAGCGGCTTCGGCACCCTCGGCGTCGCCAAAAGCAATACCGACGATGCCCAATTTGCCCGCTACAACCAGGCTGTGGGCGTGGCTGACTCGCCGCGCATCGGCCTCGATTCCAACCTGGGCCTGCAAGCGAGCTACCAGTTCAGCGACCAGCTGTCGGGCACGGTGCAGGTACTGACCCGCAAGAACACCAGCCCGCAGTTCACCACCGACCTGACCTGGGCCTTCCTGAAATACAAGATCAATGACGAGACCTCGGTACGCCTGGGCCGCGTGGTGCTGCCCGCCTTCCTGATCTCCGACTACCAGAACGTGGGCTACGCCAACACCATGATGCGTCCGCCGATCGAGATGTACGGCCAGGCGCCGATCGAGAACGTGGACGGCGTCGACGTCAACTGGCAGCATGGCTTCGGCGACACCAATGTGACGGTGCAAGCCTTCGTCGGCAAGAGCCGCGGCAAGCTGTTCATCCCGACCGGCGGCGGCATCGTCGCCAAGCACCAGTCGCCGGCGGCCGGCTTCTCCATCAGCGCCGAACGCGGCCCCTTCACCGTGCGCTTCGGCCACGTGCAAGGCAAGATCCAGAGCGACGGCATCGTCCCGATCAACACCCTGACCGACACTTTGAGCGGCTTCGGCTTCACCCAGCTGGCCGACGACCTGACCCTGAAAGAGCGCAAGCGCATCGCCTTCACCTCGCTCGGTCTGACCATGGACTGGAACAATATCGTGCTGCAATCCGAGTACGCCCAGCGCCGCGCCAAGCAAGCCGTCTACATCCCCGACACCAACGCCTGGTACGTGATGGGCGGCTACCGCATCGGAAAAGTGCTGCCTTACTTCGCCCACGCCCAGTACAAGGACGCCGGCTCCTCGGTCAATGTACCGGCCGCGCTGGCCGCCGTGCCGCCGCTGAACGCCACCGTGCGCGGCCTGCTGCTGTCGCCGGAACAGTCGTCCAACCTGGTCGGCGTGCGCTGGGACTTCGCCAAATCGATGGCGCTGAAAGTGCAAGTGGACCGCGTCAAGCCGAAGACCAAGGGCGGTTCCCTGATCTTCACGCCAACCAGCTTCAAGGATAGCGTGACCGTGGTCGGCGCTGCCGTCGATTTCGTCTTCTAA
- a CDS encoding ATP-binding protein, translated as MRLPLRVKFLLLSAFVLALVVGVLIANSLRLMENAVSRNAERVAHEYAVTLNLTLSPYASTGRLNELSSYWNEMLAEPRDSLLRYIVVLDASGRSLAQAGEQPLQLPALLRRGKADEGGVRTLFEEHILHVRAPLLLNQNEIGSLNFGLSTAELGKARDEVMLQGSAIALTGFGVGLLLFVALTHGIGRRLQALTEQSQQLAQGQYGRQLPERGGDELQVFTHSLNTMSAALRDRILRLEESELRLSESEARFHTLFDMTPLPLSVSGQDGRVLTANRALLRTFHRELGDVVGKRSDELPFWASPVERNRIWQLHQRQGAVRGEVADVQLPDGSQGSVTIWSSSLLLDGQQAIIWALLDLTQERKAKDALQELNASLEHRVRERSAELEHANSELSHTLDTLKRTQHDLIAAEKMASLGSLVAGIAHELNTPIGNSLLASTALRDRVEEFDAVVAAGSLRRSALISHLEEVRMACGLISSSLQKAAELIASFKQIAVDQTNDQRRCFSLLTVVSDTTATFMPRLRRANCRVSLDVPSSLMLDSYPGSLYQIFTNLLNNALMHAFEGRSEGQIVIHAQAGESELAEISFSDDGVGMSEEVRRHVFDPFFTTKMGQGGTGLGMNIVYNIVSGVLGGRIAIDSAPGAGTVIRISLPLSSPLYEAAR; from the coding sequence ATGAGACTGCCCCTGCGCGTCAAATTCCTGCTGCTGAGCGCGTTTGTCCTGGCGCTGGTGGTGGGCGTGCTGATCGCCAATAGCCTGCGGCTGATGGAGAACGCGGTCAGCCGCAATGCCGAGCGGGTCGCCCATGAGTACGCCGTCACGCTGAACCTGACCTTGAGCCCCTATGCCAGCACCGGCCGGCTGAACGAATTGAGCAGCTATTGGAACGAGATGCTGGCCGAACCGCGCGACAGCCTGCTGCGCTATATCGTGGTGCTCGATGCGTCCGGCCGCTCCCTGGCCCAGGCCGGCGAGCAGCCGCTGCAACTGCCCGCGCTGCTGCGCCGGGGCAAGGCCGACGAGGGCGGCGTACGCACCCTGTTCGAGGAACATATCCTGCATGTGCGCGCCCCGCTGCTCTTGAACCAGAACGAGATCGGCTCACTCAACTTCGGCCTGTCCACGGCCGAACTGGGCAAGGCGCGCGACGAGGTCATGCTGCAGGGCAGCGCCATCGCCCTGACCGGTTTCGGCGTCGGCCTGCTGCTCTTCGTCGCCCTGACCCATGGCATCGGCCGCCGCCTGCAGGCGCTGACGGAGCAGTCGCAGCAGCTGGCCCAGGGCCAGTATGGCCGTCAGCTGCCCGAGCGCGGCGGCGACGAGCTGCAGGTGTTCACCCACTCGCTCAACACCATGAGCGCCGCCCTGCGCGACCGCATCCTGCGCCTGGAGGAGTCCGAGCTGCGCCTGTCGGAATCGGAGGCGCGCTTCCATACCCTGTTCGATATGACGCCGCTGCCGCTCAGTGTCTCGGGCCAGGATGGGCGCGTGCTCACCGCCAACCGCGCCCTGCTGCGCACCTTCCACCGCGAGCTGGGCGACGTGGTCGGCAAGCGTTCGGACGAGCTGCCGTTCTGGGCCTCGCCGGTCGAGCGCAACCGCATCTGGCAGCTGCACCAGCGCCAGGGCGCGGTGCGCGGCGAAGTGGCCGATGTGCAGCTACCGGACGGCAGCCAGGGCAGCGTGACGATCTGGTCCTCCTCCCTGCTGCTCGATGGGCAGCAAGCCATCATCTGGGCCTTGCTCGACCTGACCCAGGAACGCAAGGCCAAGGATGCGCTGCAGGAACTCAACGCTTCGCTGGAACACCGGGTGCGCGAGCGCTCAGCCGAACTGGAGCACGCCAACAGCGAGCTATCGCATACACTCGACACCTTGAAGCGTACCCAGCACGATCTGATCGCGGCTGAAAAGATGGCCTCGCTCGGCTCCCTCGTGGCCGGCATCGCCCACGAGCTGAACACGCCGATCGGCAACAGCCTGCTAGCCTCGACCGCGCTGCGCGACCGCGTCGAGGAATTCGACGCCGTGGTGGCCGCCGGTTCGCTGCGGCGCTCGGCCCTGATCAGCCATCTGGAAGAGGTGCGCATGGCTTGCGGCCTGATCTCCAGCTCGCTGCAAAAGGCGGCCGAGCTGATTGCCTCGTTCAAGCAGATCGCCGTCGACCAGACCAATGACCAGCGCCGCTGCTTCAGCCTGCTCACCGTGGTCAGCGACACCACGGCCACCTTCATGCCGCGCCTGCGCCGCGCCAACTGCCGCGTCAGCCTCGACGTGCCGTCCAGCCTGATGCTCGACTCTTATCCGGGCAGCCTGTACCAGATCTTCACCAATCTGCTCAATAATGCGCTGATGCATGCCTTCGAAGGCCGCAGCGAAGGCCAGATCGTGATCCACGCCCAGGCCGGCGAGAGCGAACTGGCCGAGATCAGCTTCAGCGACGATGGCGTGGGCATGAGCGAAGAGGTGCGGCGCCACGTCTTCGATCCCTTCTTCACCACCAAGATGGGCCAGGGCGGCACCGGGCTGGGCATGAATATCGTCTACAACATCGTCAGCGGCGTGCTGGGCGGGCGCATCGCCATCGATTCGGCGCCGGGCGCCGGCACTGTGATCCGCATCAGCCTGCCACTCAGCTCCCCCCTCTACGAGGCGGCGCGCTAA
- the secA gene encoding preprotein translocase subunit SecA, translating to MSLLTQIFGSRNQRLLKQYQKTVKAINALEPEYEKLSDAELQAKTPAFKERIANGEALDSLLPEAFAVCREASKRVFKMRHFDVQLIGGMVLHYGKIAEMGTGEGKTLTATLPAYLNALSGKGVHIVTVNDYLAQRDAETMGRLYRWLGLSTGINLSQMEHAAKQQAYASDITYGTNNEFGFDYLRDNMVFEARDRVQRALNFGIVDEVDSILIDEARTPLIISGQAENHTDLYHKINSVPPLLTLQVGEETSDGKGKIEVPGDYTKDEKAHQVLLTEAGHEKAEGILTRMGLLPEGASLYDSANITLVHHLYAALRAHALYFKDQHYVVQNDEVVIVDEFTGRLMTGRRWSDGLHQAVEAKEGVKIQNENQTLASITFQNYFRMYAKLAGMTGTADTEAYEFQEIYALETVVIPPNRPSQRKDRQDQVYKSNAEKYNAMMLDIRDCYERGQPVLVGTTSIENSELLSGILDKAKLPHNVLNAKQHAREAEIIAQAGSPKAITIATNMAGRGTDIVLGGNVEKQIQFVEANPDLSDADKAAQAQKLRDGWKALHEQVVAAGGLHIVGTERHESRRVDNQLRGRSGRQGDPGSSRFYLSLDDPLLRIFAGDRVRAIMDRLKMPEGEPIEAGIVSRSIESAQRKVEARNFDIRKQLLEYDDVANDQRKVIYQQRNELLESTDVSETIESLRHGVFTDLVRVYVPEESVEEQWDVAALQKVLASEWQLQLPLTQMLEAEQNLSDDELLERVLAAADAQYKEKVEIVSREAFAGFERNVMLQSMDSHWREHLAALDHLRQGIHLRGYAQKNPKQEYKREAFELFGQMLDMIKNDVIKLVQTVRIQSREEIDAAEAAMAQSHVENVHYQHADFNPNAAPEELLAPTALPDGATEASVSMGVKVGRNDPCPCGSGKKYKACHGKLA from the coding sequence ATGTCCTTACTGACCCAGATCTTCGGCAGCCGTAACCAGCGGTTGCTCAAGCAATACCAAAAGACGGTGAAAGCGATCAATGCGCTGGAACCGGAATACGAAAAGCTGTCGGATGCCGAGCTGCAAGCGAAAACGCCGGCCTTCAAGGAGCGCATCGCCAACGGCGAAGCGCTGGACAGCCTGCTGCCCGAAGCCTTCGCCGTTTGCCGCGAAGCGTCCAAGCGCGTCTTCAAGATGCGCCACTTCGACGTGCAGCTGATCGGTGGCATGGTATTGCACTATGGCAAAATCGCCGAGATGGGCACCGGTGAGGGCAAGACCCTGACCGCGACCCTGCCGGCCTACCTGAATGCGTTGTCGGGCAAGGGCGTGCACATCGTCACCGTCAACGATTACCTGGCGCAGCGCGATGCTGAAACCATGGGCCGCCTGTACCGCTGGCTGGGCCTGAGCACCGGCATCAATCTGTCGCAGATGGAGCATGCCGCCAAGCAGCAGGCTTACGCGTCCGATATCACCTACGGCACCAATAATGAATTCGGCTTCGACTACCTGCGCGACAATATGGTGTTCGAGGCGCGCGACCGCGTGCAGCGCGCCCTGAACTTCGGCATCGTCGACGAGGTCGACTCGATCCTGATCGACGAAGCGCGTACGCCGCTGATCATTTCCGGCCAGGCCGAGAACCACACCGACCTCTACCACAAGATCAATAGCGTGCCGCCGCTGCTGACCCTGCAAGTGGGCGAGGAAACCTCCGACGGCAAGGGCAAGATCGAAGTGCCGGGCGACTATACCAAGGACGAGAAAGCGCACCAGGTGCTGCTGACCGAAGCCGGCCACGAAAAGGCTGAAGGCATCCTGACCCGCATGGGTCTGCTGCCGGAAGGCGCTTCGCTCTACGATTCGGCGAATATCACCCTGGTGCACCACCTGTACGCCGCCCTGCGCGCCCACGCCCTGTACTTCAAGGACCAGCATTACGTGGTGCAGAACGACGAAGTGGTGATCGTCGATGAATTCACCGGCCGCCTGATGACGGGTCGCCGCTGGTCCGATGGCCTGCACCAGGCCGTCGAAGCCAAGGAAGGCGTGAAGATCCAGAACGAGAACCAGACCCTGGCCTCGATCACCTTCCAGAACTATTTCCGCATGTACGCCAAGCTGGCGGGCATGACCGGCACGGCCGACACAGAAGCCTACGAATTCCAGGAAATCTACGCGCTGGAAACCGTGGTGATTCCACCGAATCGTCCTTCGCAGCGCAAGGACCGCCAGGACCAGGTGTACAAATCGAATGCCGAGAAGTACAACGCCATGATGCTGGACATCCGCGATTGCTACGAGCGCGGCCAGCCGGTGCTGGTGGGTACCACCTCGATCGAAAACTCCGAGCTCTTGTCCGGCATCCTGGACAAGGCCAAGCTGCCGCACAATGTGCTGAACGCCAAGCAGCACGCGCGCGAAGCGGAAATCATCGCCCAGGCCGGTTCGCCGAAAGCCATCACCATCGCCACCAATATGGCCGGCCGTGGTACCGACATCGTGCTGGGCGGTAACGTTGAAAAACAAATCCAGTTCGTCGAAGCCAATCCCGATCTGAGCGACGCCGACAAGGCGGCCCAGGCGCAGAAACTGCGCGACGGCTGGAAAGCGTTGCACGAGCAGGTGGTGGCGGCCGGCGGCCTGCACATCGTCGGCACCGAGCGCCACGAGTCGCGCCGCGTTGACAACCAGCTGCGCGGCCGTTCCGGCCGTCAGGGCGACCCGGGCTCCTCGCGCTTCTACCTCTCGCTCGACGATCCTTTGCTGCGCATCTTCGCCGGCGACCGCGTGCGCGCCATCATGGACCGCTTGAAAATGCCGGAAGGCGAACCGATCGAGGCGGGCATCGTCAGCCGTTCGATCGAATCGGCCCAGCGCAAGGTCGAGGCGCGCAACTTCGATATCCGTAAGCAGCTGCTGGAATACGATGACGTTGCCAATGACCAGCGTAAAGTGATCTATCAGCAGCGTAACGAGCTGCTGGAAAGCACCGACGTCTCGGAAACCATCGAATCGCTGCGCCACGGCGTGTTCACCGACCTGGTGCGCGTCTACGTGCCGGAAGAATCGGTGGAAGAGCAGTGGGACGTGGCCGCGCTGCAAAAAGTGCTGGCCAGCGAATGGCAGTTGCAGCTGCCACTGACCCAGATGCTGGAAGCCGAGCAGAACCTGAGCGACGACGAGCTGCTGGAGCGCGTGCTGGCCGCGGCCGACGCGCAGTACAAGGAAAAGGTCGAGATCGTCAGCAGGGAAGCGTTTGCCGGCTTCGAGCGCAACGTCATGCTGCAGAGCATGGACAGCCACTGGCGCGAACACCTGGCCGCGCTGGACCACCTGCGTCAAGGCATCCATCTGCGCGGCTATGCGCAGAAGAATCCGAAGCAGGAATACAAGCGCGAAGCCTTCGAACTGTTCGGCCAGATGCTGGACATGATCAAGAACGATGTGATCAAGCTGGTGCAGACCGTGCGCATCCAGTCGCGCGAGGAAATCGACGCGGCCGAAGCGGCCATGGCCCAGTCCCACGTGGAAAACGTGCATTACCAGCACGCCGACTTCAACCCGAACGCGGCGCCGGAAGAGCTGCTGGCCCCGACCGCGCTGCCCGACGGCGCCACCGAAGCCAGTGTCAGCATGGGCGTCAAGGTTGGCCGCAACGATCCTTGCCCTTGCGGCAGCGGCAAGAAGTACAAGGCTTGCCACGGCAAGCTGGCCTAA
- a CDS encoding DciA family protein produces MRFDSFKRSRRPAEATDFLRRNDRLAALLPAAERIGALQADCAAALPAAFKLSEILACEDGQLLLSVPNAAVAAKLKQQLPKLQEALQQKGWQINNVRLRVQMMKSAQPLPVERRQLALPDSAVHSFDQLSKELEETAQNRPLIAALRAMVARRRPA; encoded by the coding sequence ATGCGATTTGACTCCTTCAAGCGCTCGCGCCGCCCGGCCGAAGCCACCGATTTCCTGCGCCGCAACGACCGCCTGGCCGCCCTGCTGCCGGCCGCCGAGCGCATCGGCGCCCTGCAAGCCGACTGCGCCGCCGCCCTGCCGGCCGCCTTCAAGCTCAGCGAAATCCTGGCCTGCGAAGACGGTCAGCTGTTGCTGTCGGTGCCCAATGCCGCGGTTGCCGCCAAGCTTAAGCAACAATTGCCAAAGCTACAAGAGGCATTGCAACAAAAGGGGTGGCAAATCAACAACGTTCGTTTGCGCGTGCAGATGATGAAATCGGCCCAGCCCCTGCCCGTCGAACGCCGGCAGTTGGCCTTGCCCGACAGCGCCGTCCACTCTTTCGACCAGCTCAGCAAGGAATTGGAAGAGACCGCGCAAAACCGCCCCCTGATCGCCGCCCTGCGCGCCATGGTCGCCCGCCGCCGCCCCGCCTGA
- the lpxC gene encoding UDP-3-O-acyl-N-acetylglucosamine deacetylase, producing the protein MLKQRTIKELIRTTGVGLHSGTKVVLTLRPAAPDTGIIFRRVDLDPVVEFPSNAMAVGDTRMASVLIQDGARVSTVEHLMSACAGLGIDNLYIDVSAEEIPIMDGSASSFVYLLQQAGLEEQDAPKKFIRVLKAVEVRDGKGANEKWARLVPHDGFKLDFFIEFNHPAVDGTAQRANIDFGDVSYIQAVARARTFGFMQDVEMLRGIGLARGGSLENAIVMDEYRILNSDGLRYDDEFVRHKILDAIGDLYLVGHPLIAAYEAHKSGHALNNLLLRELLSHPDAYEIVSYDDVDKAPPSYARQLEQEWSYN; encoded by the coding sequence ATGCTAAAACAACGTACTATCAAAGAGTTAATCCGCACCACGGGCGTCGGCCTGCACTCCGGCACCAAGGTGGTGCTGACCCTGCGTCCGGCCGCGCCCGACACCGGCATCATCTTCCGCCGCGTCGACCTCGACCCGGTGGTGGAATTTCCCTCAAACGCCATGGCGGTGGGCGATACCCGCATGGCATCGGTGCTGATCCAGGATGGCGCCCGCGTTTCCACGGTCGAACACCTGATGTCGGCCTGCGCCGGCCTTGGCATCGACAATCTGTATATCGATGTGAGCGCGGAAGAAATTCCCATCATGGACGGTTCGGCCTCCTCCTTTGTGTACCTGCTGCAGCAAGCCGGCCTGGAAGAGCAGGACGCGCCCAAAAAATTCATCCGCGTGCTGAAAGCGGTCGAAGTGCGCGACGGCAAAGGCGCCAATGAAAAATGGGCGCGCCTGGTGCCGCACGACGGCTTCAAGCTCGACTTCTTCATCGAATTCAACCATCCGGCCGTGGACGGCACGGCCCAGCGCGCCAATATCGACTTCGGCGACGTGTCATATATCCAGGCTGTGGCGCGCGCGCGCACCTTCGGCTTCATGCAGGATGTGGAAATGCTGCGCGGCATCGGCCTGGCGCGCGGCGGCTCGCTGGAAAACGCGATCGTCATGGATGAATACCGCATCCTCAACTCCGACGGCCTGCGTTACGACGACGAGTTCGTACGCCACAAGATTCTGGACGCCATCGGCGACCTGTACCTGGTCGGCCATCCGCTGATCGCCGCGTACGAAGCGCACAAATCCGGCCACGCCCTGAACAATCTGCTGCTGCGCGAACTACTCTCCCACCCCGATGCCTACGAAATCGTCAGCTACGACGACGTCGACAAGGCGCCCCCTTCCTACGCCCGCCAGCTCGAGCAAGAGTGGTCGTACAACTAG
- a CDS encoding DMT family transporter translates to MLAAVAMFAFMDTTMKLLAAHYPAMQVTALRCLCSLPLVCAYIAWRGKFGQVFKVRWPLHLLRGALGIAMLTLFAYALKSLPLAETYSIFFIAPALITALSVFVLKEKVDTAQWLAIAVGLGGVLVVLRPEGSNFISVAGLAVLGSAACYAISAVVSRILSRSDAPEHIMFWVLVLMGAGALPLSYQGWVPLRMEDWPVLLALAVSGFLGQLALTVAFSRGKASIVAPFEYSALAWGVGIDWVLWSTLPDAYTLLGAAIIIGSGLYLVRREAVHTEAEHP, encoded by the coding sequence ATGCTCGCCGCCGTCGCCATGTTCGCCTTCATGGATACGACGATGAAGCTGCTCGCCGCCCATTATCCCGCCATGCAGGTGACGGCGCTACGCTGCCTGTGCTCGCTGCCCCTGGTCTGTGCTTATATCGCTTGGCGCGGCAAGTTCGGTCAGGTGTTCAAGGTGCGCTGGCCGCTGCACCTGCTGCGCGGCGCCCTCGGCATCGCTATGCTGACCCTGTTTGCCTATGCGCTCAAATCGCTGCCGCTGGCGGAAACCTATTCCATCTTCTTCATCGCCCCGGCCCTGATCACGGCCCTGTCCGTCTTCGTCCTGAAGGAAAAGGTGGATACGGCACAGTGGCTGGCCATCGCGGTCGGCCTGGGTGGCGTGCTGGTGGTCTTGCGTCCCGAGGGCAGCAACTTCATTTCGGTGGCGGGGCTGGCCGTGCTCGGTTCGGCCGCGTGCTACGCCATCTCGGCCGTGGTCAGCCGCATCCTCAGCCGCAGCGACGCGCCCGAACACATCATGTTCTGGGTGCTGGTGCTGATGGGAGCAGGCGCGCTGCCGCTCAGCTATCAGGGCTGGGTGCCGCTGCGCATGGAAGACTGGCCGGTGCTGCTGGCCCTGGCCGTCAGCGGCTTCCTCGGTCAGCTGGCGCTGACCGTGGCCTTCAGTCGCGGCAAGGCCTCGATCGTCGCGCCCTTCGAATACTCGGCCCTGGCCTGGGGTGTGGGCATCGACTGGGTGCTGTGGAGCACGCTGCCCGACGCTTACACCCTGCTCGGTGCGGCCATCATCATCGGCAGTGGTCTGTATCTGGTGCGGCGCGAAGCCGTGCATACGGAAGCCGAGCATCCCTGA
- a CDS encoding SET domain-containing protein-lysine N-methyltransferase codes for MMSAMTMPASLSDSASLSAASAVCEVRSSSIHGQGVFALRAIAPGERIIEYTGERVSWEETCRRNEEKGGPINHTFFFSLDDGMLIDGGMGGNESRWINHSCEPNCEAVEEDGRVFIHALHPVAPGEELKYNYGLIYEARHTPAVKRAFACYCGAPTCSGTMLAPKRKSRSKPAPATPAAPTAP; via the coding sequence ATGATGAGCGCCATGACCATGCCCGCTTCCCTCTCCGATTCCGCCAGCCTGTCCGCCGCTTCCGCCGTGTGCGAGGTGCGCAGCTCGTCCATCCATGGCCAGGGCGTGTTTGCGCTGCGCGCCATCGCCCCTGGAGAACGCATCATCGAATACACGGGCGAGCGCGTGAGCTGGGAGGAAACCTGCCGCCGCAACGAGGAAAAAGGCGGCCCCATCAACCACACCTTCTTCTTCAGCCTCGATGACGGCATGCTCATCGATGGCGGCATGGGCGGCAACGAGTCGCGCTGGATCAACCATTCCTGCGAACCGAACTGCGAGGCGGTCGAGGAAGACGGCCGCGTCTTCATCCACGCCCTGCATCCGGTCGCGCCCGGCGAAGAACTCAAATACAACTACGGCCTGATTTACGAAGCGCGCCACACGCCGGCCGTCAAGCGCGCCTTCGCCTGCTACTGCGGCGCCCCGACGTGCAGCGGCACCATGCTGGCGCCCAAGCGCAAGAGCCGGAGCAAGCCAGCCCCAGCCACGCCCGCCGCGCCGACCGCGCCATGA
- a CDS encoding peroxiredoxin, producing the protein MTIKIGDTLPEGSLSEFIETETEGCALGPNTFNVQDLVKGKKIAIFGLPGAYTPTCSAQHVPGYVKHAAELKAKGVDEIWCISVNDAFVMGAWGRDQKATGIVRMMADGNAAYSKALGLDADFSKFGMGTRSQRYSLLVEDGVVKQLNVEQGGKFEVSNAETMLGQL; encoded by the coding sequence ACACCCTGCCGGAAGGCAGCCTGTCTGAATTTATCGAAACCGAAACCGAGGGCTGCGCCCTGGGTCCGAACACCTTCAATGTGCAGGATCTGGTGAAAGGCAAGAAGATCGCCATCTTCGGCCTGCCAGGCGCCTACACGCCAACCTGCTCGGCCCAGCACGTGCCGGGTTATGTGAAGCACGCCGCCGAGCTGAAAGCCAAGGGCGTGGATGAGATCTGGTGCATCTCGGTCAACGACGCCTTCGTGATGGGCGCCTGGGGCCGCGACCAGAAAGCCACCGGCATCGTGCGCATGATGGCTGACGGCAATGCCGCGTACTCCAAGGCACTGGGCCTGGACGCTGACTTCAGCAAATTCGGCATGGGCACCCGCTCCCAGCGCTACTCGCTGCTGGTGGAAGACGGCGTGGTCAAGCAGCTCAACGTCGAGCAGGGCGGCAAGTTCGAAGTGTCGAACGCCGAAACCATGCTGGGCCAGCTGTAA